The Ictalurus furcatus strain D&B chromosome 23, Billie_1.0, whole genome shotgun sequence genome includes the window AGAATTAATAATGGATCCCATCTACTCAAATGAGAAATCGGAGAAGTCTGATAATCCTCCAGCGTACCAGGCCAATATGGGGTATCCTCCAGCGCAAGGGGCCGCCCCTCAGGGGGTTTACCCTCCAGTCCAGGGGTACGGTGCTACACCTTATGGAGCTCAGCCGTACTCGGGCCAGGCCGGCGTCACCGTCCAGCCCACCGTGTTCGTGACCCCGGCGATTCAGGTTAACCCCATCCCTGATTACCTGGGTTACTCCATCTTCACCATGCTGTGCTGCTGCTTACCCCTGGGCATCgcagctctcatctactccatcAACGTAAGTAGTAACGACGCTCATAGACTTCCTTTAAACCTTAACACTAATTCATCTACTTTATCTCCCTGTCTGCCTGCTTTTCATTCATAAACATTACTCGTCTCAGAATTAAGACATTTACAGTATTGACATTAATACCGCTTCATAATAGTACTGTGAAATACttctatttctagacatttaaGCAAATGTTGTAtgctgttttaaaatatttcaagcataGGCACGTCTACAgatttatttactatttgtaATTGTGATATGATAaaactaatatataataacTAGCCTAGAGTATTTCTAGACATTCTTCCAATTTCAAGTCATCTCAGTCACATTATACTGTGATGTTCTTCATGGAGGCAGACAAaagtatgtttgtttttctcctttgTGTTAGCTGATTGCAACGTTAGATTGACAGAACCGGTTAGGAAATGAAAGggttaagttaaaaaaaaaaaacgattatgATCTGTAATTCTTGTTCAGACAGTCTGATGGGGTTGTGCTGTTCATTTCTTTGAGTATTTAgacactgttattattattattattattattattattattattattattattattatttaatgcacTACTTTAGCATGTTTACGTAATGACTAGAGAACGTCTCACTAAATATCTTATTGCTATAATTTAAATCACTTCCTCCGACATCATGTGATGAAATATACAGCTGAAATTCTCGCTACTGAACGTGGAGTAGCTGTTAAACTGATGTGCGATGGGGCGGAGTTACGGTCACCACCCTGAAGTAAAATATTTACCAAGGACTActgtggaaaattgtctttattgtttaaccttttcattgTTTGTTcgaagaattcacaaaaatgtgttCTCACGGATATCAATCGCAAACAACACAGgtatatcaaaaaaaaaaacttcgtTAAATATAGGCGTGcaacaattatcggcaccccctatgaattcatatgagaaaaatatatttgaagtgtattcccattgatattttacatttatttagtacacctgggtgagtaggaacaggaaattgttcgaccatgacttcctgtttcacaggggtgtaaatatgaggtaacacataggccgaATTCACAAAGTCATTCATAgcgatgggtaagagcgaggaatatagctgtgatgtgcggcaaaaggttgttgagcttcacaaaatggggcgtggctataagaaaatagcacaagca containing:
- the LOC128599448 gene encoding trafficking regulator of GLUT4 1-like, yielding MDPIYSNEKSEKSDNPPAYQANMGYPPAQGAAPQGVYPPVQGYGATPYGAQPYSGQAGVTVQPTVFVTPAIQVNPIPDYLGYSIFTMLCCCLPLGIAALIYSINTRDANLTGNRDLALRHSRTSRLLNNIALGLGIVSIIIMIIIVAVSASTAAASIHHFN